The Meleagris gallopavo isolate NT-WF06-2002-E0010 breed Aviagen turkey brand Nicholas breeding stock chromosome 10, Turkey_5.1, whole genome shotgun sequence genome contains a region encoding:
- the LOC104912514 gene encoding mitoguardin 1-like — translation MSEEAVTEARFSLKTVALRAFHLPVSWYHSLTQIKLSPGLKKLFTVTAVSAISVIFLAHHFKRKRGRKNKQVSQWEPGHLLLECTKAAASEKGSSCSSSRQNLTLSLSSAKEKGSQSCIYANGGLFSKYSGSVQSLVSVQSATSCHSCACANSNSWDKADEEDIKLVNIPVTTPENLYLMGMELFEEALRRWEQALTFRNRQVEDEASCSSIKLGAGDAIAEESVEDIISAEFIHKLESLLQRAYRLQEEFEATLGTSDPASLANDIGEYYYFVFMACINASCEGNSWKYPLSRAIFYQ, via the exons ATGTCAGAGGAGGCTGTTACCGAGGCACGCTTTTCTCTGAAGACAGTGGCTCTCCGGGCGTTTCACCTTCCTGTGTCTTGGTATCACTCTCTCACACAG ataaaaCTTTCACCTGGTTTAAAGAAGCTATTCACAGTCACAGCAGTGAGTGCAATATCTGTCATTTTTCTGGCCcatcatttcaaaagaaaacgtggaaggaaaaacaagcaagtgTCCCAATGGGAGCCAGGTCATCTACTATTAGAATGTACCAAAGCAGCTGCATCAGAAAAAG GTTCAAGTTGTTCCAGTAGCCGACAAAACTTGACTCtttctctgagctctgccaagGAAAAAGGATCACAGTCATGTATCTATGCAAATGGAGGGCTTTTCAGTAAATACTCTGGTTCAGTTCAGAGTCTGGTCTCA gttCAGAGTGCCACCTCTTGTCACAGTTGTGCTTGTGCCAATTCTAATTCCTGGGATAAAGCAGATGAAGAGGATATTAAGCTTGTTAATATTCCAGTGACTACACCTGAAAACTTATATTTGATGG GTATGGAGCTCTTTGAAGAAGCGCTGCGTCGATGGGAGCAGGCATTAACTTTCCGTAACAGGCAAGTGGAAGATGAAGCAAGCTGTAGTTCCATCAAGCTGGGAGCAGGAGATGCAATTGCAGAAGAAAGTGTAGAA GATATTATCAGTGCTGAATTCATCCATAAGCTTGAATCCCTGCTTCAAAGAGCTTATCGTCTCCAGGAGGAGTTTGAGGCCACCCTTGGGACCTCTGATCCTGCTTCTCTGGCTAATGATATTGGTGAGTActactattttgtttttatggctTGTATTAATGCCTCTTGTGAAGGGAACTCATGGAAATATCCACTGAGTAGAGCTATATTTTATCAgtaa